Part of the Paenibacillus sp. YPG26 genome, GAAGCTTCTGCCGTCAAGCCTGTATCTCGGCAGCCTGGAAGCTGTGCTGAATCTCATTCCCGTAGGAAGATTTATTCTCAATAGCTTTATTGTCTCGTTCCTGGTCATGGCGGGGCAGGTAATTACAGGCAGTATGGCAGCCTATGCCTTTGCGTTCATCTCTTTCAAGGGCAAGGCCATCTGGTTCGCCGTCTTCATGTCCACCCTGATGATTCCCTGGGAAGTGACGATGATTCCGAATTTCCTGTTAATCAAATCCTGGGGCTGGCTCGACTCGTATCCAGGTATGGTCGTTCCATTTCTCGCTTCAGCGTTCGGCGTATTCCTTCTACGCCAGTTCTTCCTTCAACTGCCCAAGGAGCTGTTCGAGGCTGCCCGGATGGACGGGTGCGGACATCTGCGCTATTTCCTGCATATTGCGCTGCCTTTGTCTAAGCCCGCGCTGGCTACCTTGTCCGTCTACGTCTTCCTGAATACCTGGAACATGTATCTATGGCCGCTGCTGATTACGAACACCGACACCATGCGTACGGTTCAGATTGGCATCAGCATGCTTCAGTTCGAGGATTCCACCGCCTGGAACGTCGTTCTCTGCGGGGTGGCCCTGGTTCTGCTGCCTTCACTTCTGCTCATTGTATTCGGGCTGAAATATCTCGTTCGCGGTCTTACAGCGGGCGCCATCAAGGGATAGATCCGGTAATTCCCGTCCAGGTGACGGCTTACACATAATAAATATACAGGATAAGGGAGAGATTAACGGACAATGAGAAAGTATGCACTTCGTGGATGGTTCATCCTGACTTCAGTCGCTATTATGCTGATGGTATCCGCCTGCGGCGGAGCATCGGGAGGAACTGCGGATT contains:
- a CDS encoding carbohydrate ABC transporter permease, whose amino-acid sequence is MILSRTLSRGSVYLLLCLISLCMIYPLLYTFLSVFMTPDETSQYPPKLLPSSLYLGSLEAVLNLIPVGRFILNSFIVSFLVMAGQVITGSMAAYAFAFISFKGKAIWFAVFMSTLMIPWEVTMIPNFLLIKSWGWLDSYPGMVVPFLASAFGVFLLRQFFLQLPKELFEAARMDGCGHLRYFLHIALPLSKPALATLSVYVFLNTWNMYLWPLLITNTDTMRTVQIGISMLQFEDSTAWNVVLCGVALVLLPSLLLIVFGLKYLVRGLTAGAIKG